GCGACGTCGCATGAGCTCCACCATCTCGAGATCGTCCGGGGTCGCGCGGCGCTCGAAGGCGGCGACGACGTTGGCGTGGTCGGCCGGGGCGCGGTTCTGACTGAGCTTCCACTTCGCCTCCCAGCGTGCGACCGGGAGCGTGAGGCCGACGATCGCCGCGAGGAGCTCTTCCCGCGACTCCGCGGGGTGCTCGTCGAAGCGCCATCGCGCGTGGCCGGTCTCGTTCTGCGCGGAGAGCTCGTCGAGGAACGCGATCAGCTCCTCGCGCGTCATCGGCGACGGCGTCGTGACGTGCGCGTGCGCGACGGCGTAGTTCCACGTCGGTACGTCGTCCTTCGGCGATTCGTACCACGTCGGCGACACGTAGCCGTGCGGCCCCGCGAACACGACGACGACGTCGCCCCGTCGCCCCGGGTCCGTGACGTCGCGCCAGATGCGGTTGGCGCGCGCGACGTGGACGCGGAGGCGATCGCGCTCCGCATCGACGAGGAAGGGCAGGTGCGCGATCTCGATCTGCCCGTCGGCGCGCGGCGCGAGCAACGTCGCGAACGAACGCCGCGCGGCGAGCTCCTGGATCACACGGAGGTCGGTCTCCGCGTTGTGCTTCGGGACGTACATGACCGGTCCATCGTATGCTCCCCGCGTCATGGATAGCTCCTCGCATCTGCCGCTCATCCCGCCGATCGGCAGCGTCTCGCAGGCGGAGCGCATGTTCCGCGTGAACTGGGTCGCGAACGTCAAGTCGACGCCGAGCGGCGTGCCGTTCGTGACCGCCGACTTCGTCGCGAAGCAAGGGCGCAAGGTGCGCGTCGTCGACGTGCGGAGCGCGGAGGAGCTCGTCGGCCCGCTCGGGCACGTCCCCGGCTCGGACTGGATCCCGCTCGCGCGCATCCCGTCGCTCGTCGATCGCGTCGATCGCGACACGCCCATCATCATCGTCTCCGGCGGCGAGGAGCGGTCTTACGGCGCCGTCGCCGCGCTCGCGAAGGCGGGGATGCGCTTCGTCGCGTTCATGGGCGGCGGCATCATGTCGTGGCGCGACCTCGGCTACTCGACGACGCGCGACACCTCGATCCTCGAGCGCGAGGACAAGCTGCACGAGGTCGACGAGTCACAGGAGGCGCCCACCTCCGTCACCGTCGACGACGTGCGCCGCCACGTCGGGGACCGCCACACCGTGCGCTGGATCAAGCTCCCCGCGCTCCTCGTGCGCGGCCTCGTCTCGTGCGTCGACGGCCGCGACGACAGCGGCGTCATCGGGAGCCCCGGCGGCGACGCGGGCGAGATGCTGATCGGCCTCCGCGCGCTCGAGAAGACGATGCTGCGCGATCTCACCGAGGACGAGGTGCGGACGCTCTTGCTTCGCCGCCTCGACGTGTTCGGGCGCTTCTACATGCACACCGACATCGCGGCCGGGAACGCGATGGTGAAGACGCTGCGCGCCGACAGCCGGTTCGTCGACGCGCTCAAGGACGTGAACGAGACGCTCGAGTGGCGGAAGTTCATGGCCGCGCCGCCGCCGGCGCTTCGCGGCGCGCTCGCGGAGCACCTCCTCACCCCGAGCCACATCGGCTGCGGCCACCTCCGCCTCGCGCTGACGAAGGCGCCGGAGTACGACCTCCGCGAGTCGCTCGTCACCGCGCTCCTCCGCGGCTTCCACGAGAAGCGATGGGAGGGCGCGCCCGAGCTCGAGCTCGTCGCGCTCGCGGGCGGTCACACCGAGCGCGCGGTGCTGCTCGTGCGCATGGCGGGGCCGCTCCATACCTTCTCCCGCATCCCGCTCGTGTCGCCCGCGGTCTACGGCGCGCAGGTCTTCGTGCATCACCCGCGCGTCACGTCGTACCTGCGGAAGCAGCTCGCCCATTTCCTCGCCGCGCAGCACGACATCTGCGGTCCCGTCGATCCGGAGGAGCTGCACATCGCGATGGAGCGGCTCGGCTCGGTGCAGCTCGGTCAGACCCTCACCGCGCTCGCGAAGGGGCTCCCCATCTTCGAGGTCACCTTCCAGGACGAGGACAAGTTCGAGGTCCGCAGCGTGGGGCAGGTCTGATTCACATCAGGATCCCGCTCGCGTCGGCGACCGGGATCTTGGGGAGGTCTTTTTCGCCGAGGCGCTCGCGGAGGTTCACCTCGATCGTGCGCGCCATCGCCGTGAGGGGGAGGCCGTTCCAGAACATCGTGAACGGGTCCTCGAGCACGCGGCCCGCTTCGCTGATGAGCGCGAAGGAGAGGCACACCAGCGTGCTGATCGGGACCGCCCACCATCCGAGATCCGCGACGACGGCGAGCGGCAACAAGAGGCTGAACGCGAAGATGAGGCGCTCGGCGATGAACGCGTAGCCGCGCGGGAGCGGCGTCTTCTTGATGCGCTCGCAGCCGCCCTGCACGTCGAGGAAGGTGCGGAGCGTCTCGTCGAACGCGAGGAGCTGGTTCGTGTCGATCCAGCCCGCCGCTTGCGCGCGCGCGACGTCCTCGTAGCTCCGATGGCAGAGCGCGTGGTTGGGGTTGCTCTCCGCGAGGAGCGGGCGCTCGTCGTCGGTGACGAAGGCGAGGACGTCGGCGTCGGCGGAGAGGTCCTGCCCGCGCAGCGACACGCGGAGCGCGTGGACGTAGGCGATGTGGCGCTCGACCATGCGCGTCGCGAGGGCGCGGCCTTCGCCCGTCGCGGGGAGGTACGCGAGCGCCTGCGAACAGAACGTGCGCGACGCGTTGATGAGTCGGCCCCAGAGCTGCCGCCCCTCCCACCAGCGCGCGTAGGCGGAGTTCGTGCGGAAGCTGACGAAGATGCCGAGCGCGCCGCCGACCACGCCGAGCGGCAGCGCCGGCAGCTTGGCGCTCGGCGACACGTGCTCGTGCACGTACGTCACCGCGGCGGCGAAGAGGACGAAGAGGACGATGCTCTTCCATTGCCAGGCGATGAGCCGGAGGACCGAGCCTCGGGTCGTGACCATCATGGGGATGGGCGGTCAAGCTAACATCGTTACGGAGAGGCGAGCTTCGCGGCCTTCACGCGGTAGCTCCCCGGCAGCGTCGTGTCGCGCGCGATCGCCTCGAGCTCCGGGCGCGCGCGGGCGAGCACGTCCGGGCGCAGGCGATGGTCGTGGCCTTTCCAGCCGCAGACCGAGCGGCCGACGAAGCGCTCGAGCGCGGTCGCCGGCGCGCGCTGCGACGACGACGGCGGCGGCGCGGCGGAGCGAGCGGCGAGCTGTTGCGGCGGCGCGGCCTGCGGCGCGAAGAACGCGCGGTAGATCGGCGACGCGCGGAGGATCGTCTGCTGGCTCTTCGTCACCACGACCTCGGTGATGGGGTCGGGCCAGATCGTGCTCATCAGGTTGGTGCCGTCCGCGCATGTCTGGTTGAAATCCGGGCACGTCGGCGTGTCGTCGAGCGGGTCGAGCTCGATCGCGTCGCTCTCGGTCGTGTGCTGGAGGCCGAAGAAGTGGCCGGCCTCGTGGTAGATCGACAAGCCGTCGAAGGACGCGTCGTTCCCGCGGTAGAGCGCGACCACGAAGGTCGAGGACGCGTTGCCGGTGAGGGACGCGGTGCCGGGCAGCGGCGAGTAGCCCACGAATTCGCCGTCGTAGAGGTTGCTGACGAGGAGCATGTGGAGCGCTTGCTCCGGCTCGCCCTTCGAGAGGGCCGTCGCTTCGTAGTACCGATCGTCGTCGACGACGGTGTTGAACTTCGCGTCCACCGCGTGCCACGAGACCTTGCCGCGCGTGATGCCGGTCGACTTCTCGAACGCGCTCCAGAAGACGTCGAGGCGCGCCTTGATCGCGGGGTCCGTCGGCGCGGTCGTCACGTCGACGAGATGCGAGGTGCTGCTCGCCTCCATCCCGTTGCCCCACACCGTGAGGCCGGGCGGGACGTAGACGTGGAGGTCGAGCACGCCGCCGTGGAACTTGCCGTCGCTCGTGGTCTGGATGCGCGCGCTCGCGCGGCCGTTCGTGCCGTTGCCGGCGAACGCGATCTTCCATTTGCCGGGCGCGGGGGCGGTGAGGAGGTCGTTCTGCGGGATCGACGCCGCCGCCGCGCCGCGCGCGCCGAGGCCGAGCTTGGACTTGCTCTTCTTCGGCGTGAAGTCGTCGTGCAGGACCTCGCCGCTCGGGCTCTCGATCCGCACGACGCCGAGCTCGCCGCCGCCCGCCGACGTGACGGCGACGTTGAAGCCGAGCGCGTTCGGCGGCACGTCGAGGGTGACGCTCGCGCCGGACGCGACCGCGCCGAGGTCGACCACGACGAGGCCGTTCTTGTTCGGATCGATCTTCGGCTCGGCGTCGTCGTCCTTCGGCTTCGCCGGTTGGTCGTCGTCGTCGTCGCTGCCTCTGGCCGTTGGCTTCGTCGGACCGTCGCCCGCCGACTCGAACGGCGTGCACGCCGCGAGCACCGAGAACAACACCGCGAGGACCCCACCCGCAACGCGCATGGATACATGGCAATTGCAGCGCGCGTGCCCGTGAAAATGACCTGAAATTCGGGATGCGGTGGATCGCGAGGCGTCCAACTTCGCGCGCGCGCCCACGTCCGCAGGCGGTGTAGGTCAACGCGAAGAAGAGCGGAGGGCGAGCGAGCCGCGCGCGAGGGTGGCGGCGAGCACGCCGGCCACGATCCCGCCGAGGAGCCCGAGCGCCTCCGCGGCGAAGAGGGCGGTGCAGCGGAGGACCGCGACCGACGCGACGCCGATCACCATCCCGGCGGCGGTGCTCCATCGGCGCGCGTCGTTCGGGAGGAACGGCGCGAGCGCGAGGCCGAGGAGGCCGCCCGCGGTCCAGCAGGCGCTCGGGTTGGTGCAGCAGTCCATGCCGGCCGCCATCGACTCGGGCGAGCAGCACGGGCGGAGGATCGTGAGCGGGAGCGCGAGCGTGACGATCCCGGCGACGAAGCCGAGGTACGCACCGCGGAGGAGGGGATCGCCGCGCCAGTGCGCGAAGAGCCACGCCGTCACCGTGAGCGGGAGCCATACGAGCGCGGGCGCGCCGCCGATCACGATCGCGAGGACGGCGACCGGCGCCGCCGTCACGAGCGCGCGCGGGAGCGACGCGCGGAGCCGGCCCCATTCGTAGGCGCGGCGGAGACGTGCGCGCTCAGCGTGCATCGTGCCCTCGCAACAAGAGACGGAGCTTGCCGTACGCGCGCGAGACGCGCTTGCGGACCGTGGGGGCCGGCAGATCGGGGAGCGGCGCGCGTCCGAGGAGGGCGAGGATCGCGTTCGCGGCCTCGGTGTCGAGCGCGTCGATCGCGAGCTCGATCGATCGCTCGAGCTCGCGGCGCGCGAGGAGCGACTCGGGATCGTCGTCGTCGACGAGCGCGTCGGGCGGGGGATCGCCGAGCACGAGGCGCGCGTCACGCCGGCGCGCGGCGCGGACCTCGTTCGCGACGACGGCGTAGAACCACGGCAGGCAGGGACGACCGGGCGTGAACTCGCTCGCGCGGGCGAAGACGTTCATGAGCGCGGACTGGAGCACGTCCTCCGCGCGCGAGGGCGCGACGTGGCGCGCGACGACGCGCGCGGCGCGGGGGCGGAGCCCGGCGTAGAGCGGATCGAAGGCGGAGCGGTCGCCGCGTGCGAGGCGCGCCATCCACTCGTCGAGCTCCGCCTCGCGCGCCGTCACGGGTCGCTACTTCGCGGCGGTCGCGTCGTGCCCTTTGCAGCAGGGCGAGCCGGGGTAACAGCAAGGCGAGCCCGCGTAGCAGCACGAGTCGGAGGAGTAGCGCTCGTACGCGGCGATCCCGCCGACGGCCCCGACCGCGAGCGCGACCGAGAGGACGGAGAAGAGCTTGGGAGAGCGGCCTTTGAGGCGAGCAAGCATCGTCATGCCTCGTACTAGCGCGGCGTAACGAAACGTGACCATTTTTCCATCGCGGGGCCGAAAAACCACGGTATCCGGCGCTGGCGCGGGCCTTGAAAGGGGGAGAAGATCGGAGAAGCCATGCGTGTCCTCGTCGTCGATGACGACAAGTCCATCCGGCGTACGCTGGAGAAGTTCCTCCAGGGGGAAGGCTACGAGGTCGCGACCGCGGCCGACGGCGGCGCCGCGGTCGCGTCGTTCCGCGATGCCGACGTCGTCCTCCTCGACCTCGGGCTCCCGGGCAAGGATGGCTTCGAGGTGCTGACCGAGATCCAGAAGGCCGACGACGCGCCGCCGGTCGTCGTCGTCACCGCGCGCGACGACATGCAGTCGACCGTGCGCGCGGTGCAGCTCGGGGCCTTCGAGTACCTCGTCAAGCCGATCGACATCGACCTCGTGAAGCTCGTCGTCGCGCGGGCGGCGGAGGCGCGGGAGACCTCGCGCCGGCTCGCGCGCAGCACCACCGCGGAGGACGCGGCCCTCGCGCCGGACGGCGCCATCCTCGGGCGCAGCCCGCAGATGCGTGAGGT
This region of Labilithrix sp. genomic DNA includes:
- a CDS encoding FMN-binding negative transcriptional regulator, coding for MYVPKHNAETDLRVIQELAARRSFATLLAPRADGQIEIAHLPFLVDAERDRLRVHVARANRIWRDVTDPGRRGDVVVVFAGPHGYVSPTWYESPKDDVPTWNYAVAHAHVTTPSPMTREELIAFLDELSAQNETGHARWRFDEHPAESREELLAAIVGLTLPVARWEAKWKLSQNRAPADHANVVAAFERRATPDDLEMVELMRRR
- a CDS encoding RNA polymerase sigma factor, coding for MTAREAELDEWMARLARGDRSAFDPLYAGLRPRAARVVARHVAPSRAEDVLQSALMNVFARASEFTPGRPCLPWFYAVVANEVRAARRRDARLVLGDPPPDALVDDDDPESLLARRELERSIELAIDALDTEAANAILALLGRAPLPDLPAPTVRKRVSRAYGKLRLLLRGHDAR
- a CDS encoding rhodanese-like domain-containing protein; translation: MDSSSHLPLIPPIGSVSQAERMFRVNWVANVKSTPSGVPFVTADFVAKQGRKVRVVDVRSAEELVGPLGHVPGSDWIPLARIPSLVDRVDRDTPIIIVSGGEERSYGAVAALAKAGMRFVAFMGGGIMSWRDLGYSTTRDTSILEREDKLHEVDESQEAPTSVTVDDVRRHVGDRHTVRWIKLPALLVRGLVSCVDGRDDSGVIGSPGGDAGEMLIGLRALEKTMLRDLTEDEVRTLLLRRLDVFGRFYMHTDIAAGNAMVKTLRADSRFVDALKDVNETLEWRKFMAAPPPALRGALAEHLLTPSHIGCGHLRLALTKAPEYDLRESLVTALLRGFHEKRWEGAPELELVALAGGHTERAVLLVRMAGPLHTFSRIPLVSPAVYGAQVFVHHPRVTSYLRKQLAHFLAAQHDICGPVDPEELHIAMERLGSVQLGQTLTALAKGLPIFEVTFQDEDKFEVRSVGQV